The Streptomyces kanamyceticus genome window below encodes:
- a CDS encoding non-ribosomal peptide synthetase, whose protein sequence is MPDVLAGPSADAAPAPEILAAPAADAAPTPQALAAQLLREERECGFDLARPPLLRFTLVQLADDEHLFALTHHHILLDGWSVPVLVRELLALYAHHGDPAPLPRVRPFRDYLAWLAGRDREAALGAWSAALAGIEGPTRLAPETVPDAAARAQASAHLTTDLDERLTADLRARAAAGGLTLNTLIQGAWGVLLHKLTGRDDVVFGSVVSVRPPELPGVADMVGLLINTLPVRVRVAPGDSLGAVCARLQDEQSRLIDHQHVGLAELQRIAGRGELFDTVVVHENYPVDVDVDSGAASGGPVAPGPRITGTEDHGGTHYPLALITHPGDRLRLRLDHRADLFDAATARDILDRLVRILRAAATDPGRPVARTDVLSATERGRALTDWGRGAPQSGGHGPLPVPGRPDLSQLFAAQAARTPDRIAVVDGGTRLTYRELDVRAEALARELVLCGAGPGRRVAVAMDRSADLVVALLAVVRSGAAYVPIDTRWPAERRRFILRDTGANVLLPDAWAPRTLTQDASVLAPRSGSATAHPDALAYVMYTSGSTGLPKGVAVTHRDVIALAADVRFTGGAHDRVLLHSSHAFDAATYEIWVPLLNGGRIVVAPPGELTPPAVKELVAEHGLTAMFLTIGLFRVLAEEAADCFGGLREVWTGGERVPPEPLRAVLGACPGTTVVAVYGPTETTTFATCRAFAPGDPVPDTVPIGGPMDGTRTYVLDRSLGLVPPGTVGELYVAGAGLARGYANRPGLTGERFVADPYADSYGVSGERMYRTGDLARWTPDGQLEFAGRADTQVKVRGFRVEPGEIETVLLAQPGVGHAAVVVREDRPGDRRLVAYVVPGSGRATGDVDTARLTDALAERLPGHLVPSAVVVLGALPLTVNGKLDRTALPAPGRATAAGGREPRTERERALCGLFAEVLGVPGVTVDDSFFALGGDSLLSMRLAGRVRASLGVELPLPLLFEHPTVASLAPQLPGSDATPQRPKLRRMR, encoded by the coding sequence GTGCCAGACGTCCTCGCTGGCCCCTCCGCGGACGCGGCGCCCGCGCCAGAAATCCTCGCCGCCCCCGCCGCAGACGCCGCCCCCACCCCACAAGCCCTCGCCGCCCAGCTGCTCCGCGAGGAGCGCGAGTGCGGGTTCGATCTGGCGCGGCCTCCCCTCCTCAGGTTCACACTCGTTCAACTCGCCGACGACGAGCACCTGTTCGCGCTCACCCACCACCACATCCTCCTCGACGGCTGGTCCGTCCCCGTCCTCGTACGCGAACTGCTCGCGCTCTACGCCCACCACGGCGACCCCGCCCCCCTGCCCCGCGTCCGCCCCTTCCGCGACTACCTCGCCTGGCTGGCCGGGCGGGACCGCGAGGCCGCGCTCGGCGCGTGGTCCGCGGCGCTCGCCGGGATCGAGGGGCCCACTCGGCTCGCCCCCGAGACGGTTCCCGACGCCGCCGCGCGGGCCCAGGCTTCCGCCCACCTCACCACCGACCTCGACGAACGTCTCACCGCGGACCTGCGCGCCCGCGCCGCCGCGGGCGGGCTGACCCTCAACACCCTGATCCAGGGCGCCTGGGGAGTGCTCCTGCACAAGCTGACGGGACGCGACGACGTGGTGTTCGGGAGCGTCGTGTCGGTGCGGCCGCCGGAGCTGCCCGGTGTGGCCGACATGGTGGGGCTGCTCATCAACACGCTGCCCGTGCGCGTGCGCGTCGCACCGGGCGACAGCCTCGGCGCCGTCTGCGCCCGCCTCCAGGACGAGCAGTCCCGGCTGATCGACCACCAGCACGTCGGGCTCGCCGAACTCCAACGCATCGCGGGGAGGGGGGAGTTGTTCGACACGGTCGTCGTTCACGAGAATTATCCCGTCGACGTCGACGTCGATAGCGGTGCCGCCAGCGGGGGTCCCGTCGCGCCGGGCCCGCGCATCACCGGCACCGAGGACCACGGCGGCACGCACTACCCGCTGGCCCTGATCACCCACCCCGGCGACCGGCTGCGGCTGCGCCTCGACCACAGGGCCGACCTCTTCGACGCGGCCACCGCGCGCGACATCCTGGACCGCCTCGTACGCATCCTGCGGGCGGCGGCGACGGACCCGGGGCGCCCGGTGGCCCGCACGGACGTGCTGTCCGCGACGGAGCGCGGGCGCGCCCTCACCGACTGGGGGCGCGGTGCCCCGCAGAGCGGCGGCCACGGCCCGCTCCCCGTCCCGGGTCGGCCGGACCTGTCGCAGCTCTTCGCGGCGCAGGCCGCGCGCACCCCCGACCGGATCGCGGTCGTGGACGGCGGCACCCGGCTGACCTACCGCGAACTGGACGTGCGTGCCGAGGCGTTGGCCCGCGAGCTCGTGCTGTGCGGGGCCGGTCCCGGGCGGCGCGTCGCCGTCGCGATGGACCGGTCGGCGGACCTCGTGGTGGCGCTGCTCGCCGTCGTGCGGTCGGGCGCCGCCTACGTGCCGATCGACACCCGCTGGCCCGCGGAGCGGCGCCGGTTCATCCTGCGCGACACCGGCGCGAACGTGCTGCTCCCCGACGCGTGGGCGCCGCGCACCCTCACCCAGGACGCGAGCGTCCTCGCCCCGCGCTCCGGCAGCGCCACGGCCCACCCGGACGCCCTCGCGTACGTGATGTACACCTCCGGCTCCACGGGCCTGCCCAAGGGCGTCGCCGTCACGCACCGCGACGTGATCGCCCTCGCGGCGGACGTGCGGTTCACCGGCGGCGCGCACGACCGGGTCCTGCTGCACTCGTCGCACGCCTTCGACGCCGCCACCTACGAGATCTGGGTGCCGCTCCTGAACGGCGGCCGGATCGTCGTGGCCCCGCCCGGCGAGCTGACCCCGCCCGCCGTCAAGGAACTCGTCGCCGAACACGGCCTGACCGCGATGTTCCTGACGATCGGTCTGTTCCGGGTGCTCGCCGAGGAGGCGGCGGACTGCTTCGGCGGGCTCCGTGAGGTGTGGACGGGTGGCGAACGCGTGCCGCCCGAGCCGCTGCGCGCCGTGCTCGGCGCCTGCCCCGGCACCACCGTCGTCGCCGTGTACGGGCCGACCGAGACGACGACGTTCGCCACCTGCCGGGCGTTCGCGCCGGGCGACCCGGTCCCGGACACCGTGCCGATCGGCGGCCCGATGGACGGCACCCGCACCTATGTGCTCGACCGTTCCCTCGGGCTCGTCCCGCCGGGCACCGTGGGGGAGTTGTACGTGGCGGGCGCGGGTCTGGCACGCGGCTACGCCAACCGGCCCGGCCTGACGGGGGAGCGCTTCGTCGCGGATCCGTACGCCGATTCGTACGGGGTGTCCGGCGAGCGCATGTACCGCACGGGCGATCTGGCGCGCTGGACGCCCGACGGGCAGCTGGAGTTCGCCGGGCGCGCCGACACGCAGGTGAAGGTGCGCGGATTCCGCGTCGAGCCCGGCGAGATCGAGACGGTGCTCCTGGCCCAGCCGGGCGTCGGGCACGCCGCGGTCGTCGTCCGCGAGGACAGGCCGGGCGACCGGCGGCTCGTCGCCTATGTGGTGCCGGGCAGCGGCCGCGCGACCGGCGACGTCGACACCGCGCGGCTCACCGACGCGCTGGCCGAACGGCTGCCCGGGCACCTGGTGCCCTCGGCCGTCGTCGTGCTCGGCGCGCTGCCGCTGACCGTCAACGGCAAGCTGGACCGCACCGCGCTCCCGGCCCCCGGGCGCGCCACCGCGGCGGGCGGCCGCGAGCCGCGCACGGAGCGGGAGCGCGCCCTGTGCGGGCTCTTCGCCGAGGTGCTCGGCGTGCCCGGGGTCACCGTCGACGACAGCTTCTTCGCGCTCGGCGGCGACAGCCTCCTGAGCATGCGGCTCGCGGGCCGGGTCCGCGCATCGCTCGGCGTGGAACTCCCCCTGCCGCTGCTGTTCGAGCACCCCACAGTGGCCTCCCTCGCACCGCAACTGCCGGGGTCCGACGCCACGCCGCAGCGTCCCAAGCTGAGACGCATGCGCTGA